The following are from one region of the Coffea eugenioides isolate CCC68of chromosome 2, Ceug_1.0, whole genome shotgun sequence genome:
- the LOC113759993 gene encoding 40S ribosomal protein S4-like, translating to MSQWPANQTRSFRDEEAKFKLCKVRSVQFGQKGKPYLNTYDGLAIRYPDPLIKANDTIKLDLENNKITEFIKFDVGNVVMVTGGRNRGWVGVIKNREKHKGSFETIHVQDATGHEFATRLGNVFIIGKGAKPWVSPPKGKGIKLSVIEEQRKRIAAQAATTA from the exons ATGTCACAAT GGCCAGCTAATCAAACCAGAAGTTTCAGGGATGAGGAGGCAAAGTTTAAGCTGTGTAAGGTTCGATCAGTACAGTTTGGACAGAAGGGCAAGCCATACCTGAATACCTATGATGGTTTAGCCATTCGTTACCCAGACCCACTCATCAAGGCCAATGACACCATCAAACTTGACCTGGAGAACAACAAGATTACTGAATTCATCAAGTTTGATGTTGGGAATGTTGTCATGGTGACTGGGGGAAGGAACAGAGGTTGGGTTGGAGTAATCAAGAATAGAGAGAAACATAAGGGAAGCTTTGAGACCATCCATGTCCAAGATGCCACAGGTCACGAGTTTGCTACTCGTCTTGGTAATGTCTTCATCATTGGAAAAGGTGCAAAGCCCTGGGTGTCTCCCCCAAAGGGCAAAGGTATCAAGTTGTCAGTTATAgaggaacaaaggaaaaggaTTGCTGCCCAGGCGGCTACTACTGCCTAA